The region TATTGGGTCTTAAACCTTGAACTTTAAACAAATAATTATGTTTCGATCGCACACAAACGGAGAATTATCTCTTCAACATCTTAATGAAGAAGTTACACTTTCAGGATGGGTACAAACTATCCGTGATAAAGGATTTATGATTTGGATAGATCTTCGAGATCGTTACGGAATTACACAGTTGGTTTTTGATCAGGAGCGTTCTACTGCAGAGCTGATGGAAAATGCAAAAAAATTGGGTCGTGAATTTGTTATTCAGGTTACAGGAAAAGTAATCGAAAGAGTAAGCAAAAACCCCAACATTCCAACAGGAGAAATTGAAATTTTAGTTGAAAAATTAACGGTTTTAAATGAATCACAACTTCCTCCTTTTACGATTGAAGATGAAACGGATGGTGGTGAAGAATTAAGAATGAAATACCGTTATTTAGATATCAGAAGAAATCCGGTAAAAGATAAATTGGTGTTCCGCCACAAAATGGCACAGAAAGTAAGAAATTACCTTTCAGACAACGGGTTTATTGAGGTTGAAACTCCGGTTTTAATCAAATCTACGCCTGAAGGAGCGAGAGATTTCGTAGTTCCAAGCAGAATGAATCCGGGACAATTCTATGCATTGCCACAGTCTCCACAGACTTTCAAACAATTATTGATGGTTGGAGGAATGGACAAATATTTCCAGATTGTAAAATGTTTCCGTGACGAAGACTTAAGAGCCGACAGACAGCCGGAATTTACACAAATCGACTGTGAAATGGCTTTCGTAGAGCAGGAAGATGTGATGAATGTTTTTGAAGGAATGACGAAAACGTTGTTGAAAGACATCACTGGTCAGGAATTCGGAGATTTTCCAAGAATGACTTTTGCAGATGCTATGCAGAAATATGGAAACGACAAACCGGATATCCGTTTCGGAATGGAATTCGTGGAACTGAACGATTTAGTAAAAGGAAAAGATTTCAAAATATTCGATGAAGCAGAATTGGTTGTCGGAATCAATGTTGAAGGATGCGCAGAGTATACGAGAAAACAAATCGACGAGCTTGTTGACTGGGTAAAAAGACCACAGATCGGAGCTTCAGGAATGGTTTGGGTGAAATTCCAGAATGATGGAGTGAAAACTTCTTCTGTAAACAAATTCTACAACGAGGAAGACTTAACGAAAATTATAGAAAAGTTTGGAGCAAAAGAAGGGGATTTAATGTTGATTCTTTCAGGAAATGAGCACAAGGTAAGAACTCAGCTTTCTGCTTTGAGAATGGAGCTTGGAAATCGTTTAGGATTAAGAAAAGGGAACGAATTTGCACCACTTTGGGTAGTCGACTTCCCGTTATTGGAATTTGATGAGGAAAGTGGACGTTACCATGCTATGCACCATCCCTTCACCTCTCCAAAGCCTGAAGACATCCATTTATTGGAAACAGATCCGGGAAAAGCAAGAGCCAATGCTTATGACATGGTTTTGAACGGAAACGAAATCGGTGGAGGTTCTATCAGAATTTTTGATAAAGATCTTCAGTCTAAAATGTTTGATCTCTTGGGATTCTCAAAAGAAGAAGCAGAAGCCCAGTTTGGATTCCTGATGAATGCCTTCAAATACGGAGCTCCGCCTCACGGTGGTTTGGCTTTCGGGTTTGACCGTTTGGTTGCAATTCTTGACGGAAATGAGGTAATCAGAGATTATATCGCTTTCCCTAAAAATAATTCAGGACGTGATGTAATGATCGATGCCCCTGCAGCTATTGCGAATGAGCAACTCGATGAACTGGAATTGCAATTGAATTTAAAAGCATAAATTAGAAGCGGAGATTTTTTCTCCGCTTTTTATTTGCTAAACTTAATAATCATGAATGAAGAAATTCTTATTTAAATTACTGTAATTCCTCACTTAAATTTTATTTTAGACAAAGCCAATGTTGACGAAAATAATTTTAATAAAACAATTGAATACCTCAATAACAAATCAAAATTAAAAGCAATTTAAAAAACAGAAAAAGCGAAGAATTTTTCTTCGCTTTATATAAAATTTCAATATTAAATTAATTTACAAATATCCATTCTGCACCAACCAAGCGGTGATTCTTTTCAACGTAAGTGAATTCGGATCTACAACAGACGACGAAAATTTTACATTATCTTTTTGCGGAATCGCAACCACCCTTCGAACATTATCTTTTGCCGAAAACAACTCAAAATTTTGAGCATTATTTCCTCCTGCAAAACTTACTTTAGCGACCAACACCCCATTGGGAATAAAAAATTCATAAGAATCTTGTCCGCCAACATTTCCTGTAGAAGTAAAGAAACCTATTTTTTCTACACCTTGTTCAATAGATTTATCCTGCTTTAATTCTATTGGCCAGCTTTTGTTGCGCGACACCAAGGTATAATTTACAGCTGTTCTTGGGGAAACACCTTTTGAAGCAATAAGTTCTGTTACCTTCCCTTCATTTAGAGTATTTCCGTCAATAATTCCACCTTTTCCGATTAGGTTTACAAAACCTTTTTCCATTCCTAATGTGGATAATTTAAAAATTCCAACCTGATTTGTAGGTAAAAAAGTAAAGCGGTAAAACATAGTTGCATTGTCATTTTTATCACCCTCAAATTCCGTACTCAAAACAGCGATAACTAATTTTTCGCCACCCATCGAATATAGATTAAAATTTTTCGTAAGTCCAAAATTTTGCTTTTGTACTTCGACTTTTCCTATTTTATTACCATCTATAGCGATAATATTATTTTTATATTCTACTTTTTGAGCATATAATATAATGTTGATTCCAACAATAAATAAAAAATTTAAGATAGTTTTCATTAATTATAATTTTTCGTTGCAAAATACAAATAATAAAGCAAGCAAACTAAAAAGGATAACATCTTGATTTACGGCAACTTCGCCACCAAACTCTCTGGCAACATTTTTAAAATAAAATAAATCATTTTCCATTTAAAATTAGGAACAATAGTAAAGGAATTTCCTGCATTCACAATGAATTTTGCCACATACTCAGGTTCCATTATTAAAGATTCATTCAGTTGCAACCCTTTATTAATCTTCGTTCTGATGTAGCCAATTACCAAAGCATTTACTTTTATATTCCTTGAAGCCAGTCCCTGTCTCAATCCGGCCAGATAAGTAGTAAAAGCTGCTTTGGTACTTCCATACACAAAATTACTTTTTCGTCCTCTTACTCCTGAAAGTGAAGAGAGTCCGATAATTCTTTCTAAATTTTTATTACTTATATCCGTTGCGATAATATTCAGAATAGAGACGGCTCCCATATAGTTCACCAACATCATTTGTTGTGCTCCTTTAAAATCTTTCAACGCTTTTTCATTATCTACTAAAAATCCCGCCGCATAAACGACAATATTAGGCTTTACCGGAAGTTCACTGTAAAATTTCTGATGGAAATCAAAATCAACAGAATCAAAATATAAAACCGTAACCTTAGAATCAAAACGATTTTCAGCAACAAAGTCTTTCAGAGAATCTGTATTTCTGGAAGCAGCCATTACCCAAAATCCTTTTTTGATATATTGTTTGATACATTCTTTAGCAACATCAGAGTTTGCACCTAAAATAAGGACGGTTTTATTCGTGTTTTGATTCATTGGGCAAAGATAAATTAAACTATAATAACACCAATACAGCATTAACAAACATAAAGCTTGGGCATAACAATGTCATTTCGACGAAGGAGAAATCTTTTGTTTACTTTTCTATTATAATTCTTCACTACGCTACGCTTCATTCAGAATGACAATAGAAAATAGCCATCTCGTGAAATAAGGAATTTCATATTTGGAGAAAGCCTTGTGTATATTTCTTACTAATGATATAAAAAATTTTCGGCGGGGTGAGCTTTGCTCACCCCGCCGAAACAAGGTATTTTTTTTAAATAAAGAGAATTAGTTTTTCTCTTCAACTTCTTTTTTGTCAGTTGCTTTTTCAGCAGTTTTAGCTTTGTCTCCGAAGCGAGCTTCTGTAAGATCCTTAGAGATTGCAGCTTTTTCAAATTTAAGCTTTCCTGATAATGTCTCAATAACATAACCATCGTCCTGAACCTGAGCAATTCTTCCGTGAAGTCCTGAAGTAAGTACTACCCTGCTTCCCACTTTTAAATTTTCCTGAAAGTTTTTTTCTTTTTTCTGCTTTCTTTGCTGAGGAAGAATTATTAAAAGGAAAAAACCAACCATCATAACTCCCATTATGATCATCATGTTTCCCCCTCCTCCTGGTTGAGCCTGTAAAAAAATTGATAATAAACTCATGATATTATGGTTGAATGTTTGCTGTGAATGTTAATTTAATAGGCGCTTTTTCCACATTAGCAAAAACATCAGCATATTTATTTACTGCTCCGTCAAAGTTGGTGGAATCAAAATGCAAAGTGATTTTTCCTTTTTTACCAGGTAAAATCGGCTCTTTTGTAAAATCAGGAGCTGTACATCCGCAACCAGGCTTTACTTCAGAAATTACTAAAGGATTAGTTCCTGTATTTGTAACTTCATATACATGTTCTACTTTATCTCCTTTTTTTACTTTTCCGAAATCAAAATTACTTTCAGATAAAGCAATAGTTGTTAAAGGTTGGTTTGAAGCAGGAGCAGGAGCTGCATGTTCATCAGAAACTGGAGTCACCGAAGATGACCTTTCTGATTGTTTTATTAAAGAATCATGATGGCTCTTATCTATTGATGGAATTCCCTCTTGAGCTTCTTTATTTTCTTTTTTACAAGAAACCAAACCAAAGCCTATAATAGACAAAGCGATAATGGATAATGTCTTTTTCATGTTAAATTCTATTTTGATCTTTACAATATTTATCTAAAATTCCATTAATAAATATATTGGATCTGTCTGTAGCAAATACCTTTGCAATCTCAATATACTCATTGATAATAACTTTTGAAGGGGTGAAAGGAAAATTATCAAGCTCCGAAATAGCTGTAGATAAAATCACTTTATCCATTAAAGAAACTCTTTCCAAATCCCAGTTTTCCAGTCTTTCTTCCAGTTTTTTCTCATTATTTTCCCAGCTATCCAGTGTATTTCTCAACAATTTCATGGCGAAAGTCTTGTCCTCATCATCTTTAATCATTTTAATTAAAGTTCTGCTTTCTTCATCCTCTTTCAGGAAACCAATGGTTTTTTGTACCATAGAGTTCGCAATGTGAATATCATCATACCAGGAAAGTTCTTTATCTCCAAGATAATCGTGGAAATCATCATTTTCAGCAATATATCTTAAAAATAATTTACCAATGAACTTCTGATCTTCCTCAAAAGAATATCCTTCTTCTTTCATAAAATCCTGATAACGTTTTCCTGCAGTAATTCTCTGGAAAGTTTTCACCAATAAATCATCATGCAGATCCCATTTCAATTGTTTATGCTGTCCTGTAAAAAATAATCTTTCAGGATTTTCTTCTAATTTAATTAAAACTTGATTGTTGATGAATTTTTGATTAGGATTGATATCAGACTCTGTTTTAATGTATTTATTTTTACCAATCTCAATTTGATTCTCTGCCAATTCTTTTAGAGAAACTAAAAAATTCAGTTGATAGATGTATAAATAATAGATTTTCTCTATTCCAGAGAACATATTTTTCTCTAATACATCAAATTTAACAGGGTTCTGGTAATATGAATACACAGTCTGTACTACTTTTTCACGGATTTGTCTTCTTCCTAACATTCAAAGAGCTTTTAATGAGTGCAAAGATACAAAATTTAAAATTTATGAAATTCGTAGTCTGATGACATTTTTGTAATTTTGTAAAACTTTATGAAAGCGCTGAAAACCTTAAACCCCTATTTTTGGAAACACAAAATACTATTATTTTGGGGAGTCCTATTTATCATTGCCAGTAATTTTTTCAACATATATAAAGTCCAGTTTGTAGGTAAATCGGTAGATGAACTTACAAAAAACGGTAATCTCGGTTTCAATCAGCAGGTTTTGATTTATGTTGCCATTATTGTAGGCTGTTCTTTATTAACAGGATTTTTCACCTTCATGATGCGTCAAACCATTATTGTGGCATCCAGAAGAATTGAATATGAGCTTAAAAATAAAATCTATAGACACTATCAGGATTTATCTTTAACGGATTACAAGCAAACAACCATCGGAGATTTAATGAACAGATTAAGTGAAGATGTTGTTGCGGTAAGAATGTATTTAGGACCTGGGGTAATGTATGTAGCAAACTTAATTGTTCTTGTGATTATCACGGCCATATATATGGTAAAAACAGACGCTTCAATGACAATGTGGACATTGCTGCCTCTCCCAATTCTATCCTATGCTATATATAAAGTAAGTTCAATTATCAACAAAAAATCGAAAATCATGCAGAAAAGCCAGTCTGCCATTTCTACTTTTGTTCAGGACAGTTTTTCAGGAATCCGTGTTGTAAAGTTCTTTGCCAAAGAAAAATATATTGAAAGAAATTATGGAATAAAAGTCACGGATTATCAAAACAAAGCCCTTGATTTGGCAAAAACGGAAGCCTATTTCTTTACCATCATATTATTTGTCATCGGATTATTAAATGTTGCTATTATTTTAATCGGAGGACAAAAATATATTGACGGACAATTAAGTATCGGGAAAATTGCAGACTTTTTTATGTATATCAATACTCTGATCTTCCCATTTTCCATGGTAGGCTGGGTAACTTCAGTTAATCAGCGCGCGGAAGCTTCCATGCAGAGAATTAATGAATTCATGGATAAAAAGTCTGAAATCATCAATACTAATTTTGAAACCTATCTTATCCAGGGCAATATTGAATTCAGAAACGTGTCTTATGTTTATCCAAATACGGGAATCAAAGCATTAGAAAATTTAAGTTTCACGGTAAAAGCCGGAGAGTCTTTAGCAATTATGGGGAAAACCGGAAGCGGAAAATCTACCATTGCTCTTTTATTATGCAGATTAATTGATCCTACCGAAGGAGAAATTTTAATTGACGGCAAAAACCTTAAAGAGCACAACTTAGAAAACTACAGAAATTTCATCGGATACATTCCTCAGGAAAGCTATCTTTTCTCGGATTCCATTGAAAACAATATAGGTTTTGCGATCGATCATCCAAGTCATGAAAAAGTAGTTGAGTACGCTAAAATTGCCGATGTTAATAAAAATATCATAGAGTTTAAAGACCAATACAAAACCATGGTCGGTGAACGCGGAGTTATGCTTTCGGGAGGACAAAAACAAAGAATTTGTATTGCAAGAGCCTTGATTAAAGATCCAAACATTATAATTTTTGACGATTCTTTATCTGCTTTAGACACCGAAACCGAGCAGAATATTTTAGAAAATATTGACAGAAAAATTCAAAACGCAACTTCCATAATTATCACGCATAGAGAGTCTAGCGCACAAAAAGCTGATAAAATCATTAATCTTACCGAAATTGCAAATTCTGTAACCGCTTAGCCGTTTCGTTCTCAATTGTTAAATAAATCATAAAAAAAATTTTGTGATTAAAAGAAAACTTTTATATTTGTTCTTAACAAGATTAAAAAATATCTAACAATGAGTGAATACAAGGAACGCCATGAAAATGAAATTTTCACTAAGGTGTTAAAAGCAGGGAGAAGAACTTATTTCTTTGATGTGCGCGAGACGAAAGCAGGAGATTATTATCTTACAATTACTGAAAGTAAGAAGAACTTCGGAGAGAATGGAGAAGCAACATTCGAGAAGCATAAAATTTACCTTTATAAGGAAGATTTTAAAAGTTTTCAGGAGATGTTTAATGAGTCCACAGATTTCATCATTAACGAGAAGGGTGAGGATGTAATTTCAGAAAAACATGATAAAGACTTCAAAAGCAAATCATATACCATAGATTCTGACGACGAAGTTTAAAAAAGAATACTAAAAACACAAGCATCTGAAAAAGGTGCTTTTTTTATTGATACACTTTTCCGTTCCCAACAACATTTATATTTTCAGACTTTCATCTTGAAAGCATTAATACATAAACTTACACACAAATGAAAGCAAGAATTAGCATTCTACCTTTATTAATATGCTTATTTTCCAATTTTTATCTCGCACAAACATTACCCACAAAACAAAAAGAATATATTATTTTCAGGCAAAAACTAATTTTCGAAGACCCTCTGAACATATCATCCGATGAGGTACTTAATGAATTAAGAGAAGTTACTAAAAACTGGCATGACAGCGTAAAAGTTTACAAAGAAGGAAAATTATATGTGGAAGATTTCTATGTAAAAGCCGGAGACAACATTAATCTAGACATATTCAGTCAGCATCTTTCCAGCAGGATTAATGGATTTTACACTCCATATCCACCCGAAAAAATAAAATCTATTATACAAAGGTTTACAGAGAAAAACACCTCAAATTACATTCCTGCGATGCAGATTCAGAATAATACCCATAATCCTTTTTTGCTTGCAATATCCAATGGATATGCAGATCCGAAAATGATGCGTGAAATATATATTAACAGATTACTGAAAGAACTTCCTGCAGATTGCATACCTGTACTGAGACACAACAAAGAGTATAACAAATGGACATTAGCTGCTATTCAATATAACACCAAAGAAAAAAACTTTATTCCCACCACTATGTTTGATAAAGTGGTAAAAGATCATAATAAGGTAATAATTCATGTAAAGAAAGAATATTGGGAAACCATCGCAACAATTATTCGTAAAAATCCATATCCTATTTTCAGTGTTGTACATCAAAATTTTAACTTAATAGCCGATTTGTACAAAGAAGCTCTTAACGTCAAAAAGGGAATTATTAGCCTTGAAACATCATCAGAAGAAACCGCAGAAGAGTTTTATGAAGCAGTCTCAAATCAATATACTCAATATAAATTTTTAATTGAGTATCAAAACATACACAAATTATAAGATTTTATCCCTTCATAATTATATTTAGAATACTCAGAAAATTTTAAACAATTAGAATATTAATAGAGTTCATATTTATATACAATAAATTTAATATGTAACAAAAACATGAACTAAGAATAATTAATAACGAACAGTTTATGATAAATAGAAATTAATAAATGGTAAATTAAGCCATTATAGAAATAAAAAAAATCCTGCTAAATCTAGCAGGATTTTCGATTTTTGGGTGAATGATGGGTCTCGAACCCACGACCTTCGGAACCACAATCCGACGCTCTAACCAACTGAGCTACAATCACCGTTTTGTGAGTGCAAATATAGAGAAGATTTTTCAATTACCAAACAATTCCATCAAAATTTTTCAAAGAAATTAGCTTTTCTGACGTAAAGCCCTCAGCATAAGCAACTCCCGACAAACGCCCTAAATCCTGAGCTCGGTAAGTTAAACTCTCATAAAAGTCTTTTGATGTAATAGGTGTCTCGGGTTCTTTAGAAGACGGATCATAGAACTGAGTTTTGAAAGCCATACATGCAGCCACTTTTTTATCCAAATGCTCCGAAATATCAATGCAGAATTCCGGGGTTATATTTTTCCATTGAATATAATGGAAAATATGCTTCGGTCTCCACACTTCCTGATTTTCTCCATCCAAAACTGTTTCAATTTTCCTCAATCCGGCTAAAAAGCACGCATCCGACACTAATTTCGCTCCTTTTGCATGATCTGGATGTCTGTCATCAATCGCATTCGCTAAAACGATTTCTGGCCTGTATTTTCGGATCATTTTTACAATCCTCATCTGATATTCTTCAGAATTTTCCAAAAAGCCATCCTTCATTCCTAGATTTTCACGTGCTGATACTCCTAGAATTTTTGCAGCATCCATTGCTTCTTTTTTTCTCATTTCTTCCGTTCCTCTTGTTCCCAGTTCTCCTCTGGTAAGATCTACAATGGCACAGGTTTTACCTTCTGAAATTAATTTAGCAATAGTTCCGCCACATCCAAGTTCTACATCATCAGGATGTGCTCCAAAAGCAAGTATATCTATTTTCATATCCTCAAAGATAAGATTTAAAACAAAAACTTCCCAAACGAAACGAATGGGAAGTTTTGATGATATTAATTCAAATTATTTATTGATTTCTGCATTCAATTTTACAGCATCCTGATAAGTAGGATCTAATTGAACAGATTTAGCAACATAATCTTTCGCTTTTGCCAGATCTGAATCCTTACTCATATATGCGACAGCAAAATAAGCATATGCAAGAGTCTGCTTATTCGCTTCTTTATCTGCAGGTTTTACTGTATTGATGAATTTCTCATAAGCCATTTTTGCGGCATCATTATTTCCGGCTTGCTGATAAGAATATCCCTGACTGTAATAAGCAGGAGCCCAATCAGGAAGAAGCGCGCTCATTTTCTGCCACGTTACGATAGCTCCGTTCCAGTTTTTAACATCCTGATAAGCTGTTGCTAACTTAAATAAAGCATCTGAATCTTGTGCGTTTGCAGCAACTTGTTTTTTAAGAGCTTCAATTGTCGGGTTTGTCGGTCCTGCATCTACAGCTGCCTGCGAAGCTCCACCACCTGAAATTTTCATCAATTCGACATCCCATTTCATTGTCTCATCTTTAGCAGCTTTTGCAATCGCAATTTTTTGTTGTGCTTCATTTGTTAAAGCGGTTTTCTTGGCTGCATCTTTTTCAGTTTTTGCCAATCCTGCTGCAATAAGACCTTGTAATCCCTGATCTGCAGGCTGAACTCTTGATTTCTCAGCCTGAGATACAAAATTATCCATGTTTTGTTTAGCTTCCACATAGTTACCCTCAGCGAATAACTGATATGCTCTTAATTTAAACTTAATCGGATCATTAATCTTATCAAATATTTTATCCAAAACCTGCTTAGAGTTGACAAAATCTTCATTTGTAAAATAAAGTTTGGCAATTTCTAACTGAGTATACGGATCTTCATCTGCATATTTTGTATAGTTAATAAGGTCCTGAGTCGCTTTATCATTTTGCTGATATCTGATATTATAAGCAGCCATTGCTTTATAAGCAGGTGCATAAGAAGGATCTGTAGCAATAGCTTTTTCAATGCTTGTTTTAGCCTGCTGCCATTGTTGAGCCGCCATCCACAAAGTTCCTATTCTGGTATAAACAGAAGCCTTATTGGTTGCTAATGGTAAAGCTTTATCATAAGCCGTCATTGCATCTCCTGGAATTCTTTTTAATCTGTAAGCATCCCCTAATGTATAATAATAGTAGGCAGGAACTCCTTTTTTCTGTGCTTTTTCTACAGCTTTATTCAAATAATCTATAGCAAGATCTGGCGCATTATTTTTTTCAAATAAAGTTAAAGCTTCCGCCGCTCTGAAAAGAACTTCAGCGTCTTTTTCCTTAGAATCTGCAACTACTTTCTGAATTTCGGCAATAGCAGACTTGTCTCCTTTACCTAATTTAACTGTAGCCAGACCAATTTTATTTAAATAACTTTTAGCATCAGCGGCCAAACCTTTATTAAAATTTTCTGTAGCTGCTGCAAAATCGGGTTCACCTTGTCTTAGAAAAGTGTTCCCTAAGTAAAAATAGTTTTCTGCCTTAGGTTCTTTAGCAATCATTTGAGTGAAATTTGTCTTTGCCTGAGCAAATTTATCACTGTCTATACTATTAATACCATCCTGCAATGTCTGTGCTGTTGCGAAGCTGGTAAAAAATACTACTGCTGCTCCTAAAGCAATCTTTTTTACATTCATAATCATTATATCTTTCATTTTATATTTGTAAATTAAAAACCTAGAATAATCTAAAGACAATTTTCAGACCAAAATAAATGATTAATGTCATGAAAATTATTTTTATTATATATTTTTAACGCATTTGAACCTCTCTTTTATAGATATTGTAAGGTTGTAACCCTTCTTTCTGAACAATCATTTGTCCTAGCTGCGTACAAGAAAATCTTATAAAGCCATTAGCAATATTAAAGTTACCTTCATTAGCTAAAAAATACAGTATTCTGGTAAACGGATATTTCATCTCCCTCATTCCAGAATAATCGGGGGTATAAAGTTGCCCTTTATTCTCTACCTTCAGAATTTTAACTTTATTTCTTAATTCTATAGAAGCTTTATCATAAGGTCTGCTAAATGTATTCAATCCAATAACCCCTATTTTATTAGGAAATTTATTCAGTTCTTCAATAAGATTTTTACTTCCCGGAATTACTGAAAATTTAAGATCTTTAGGTTCTTTATGAAGTTTTTGGGCCACAAAATTCAAATTACTTGAATTGGTTCCGTCAAAAATAAATTCTTTTTCTTCTGATTGTAATCCTTTTTCGATTTCGTCCATAGAAACTGACTTTTTAGACGAAGTATTAGGAACTACAAATACAACTGCGTCTGCAGCAAATTTAGCCGGCAAAAACTTGAGCTCTACTTGTTTTTCATATTCTTTTATTTCATCAGGAGAAAGCTCTTTCGACATCACAACAATTCTCGCTTTACCATTTAATAAATCAAGAAATCCTAAATCTTCCTTTTTTGTTACTACTTTCAACTTTGTTTCAGGATAATTAATCATATATCCTTCTGCCAAGGCTTCTGTAACACTTTGGAAAGATTCGTCAGTAAGAATGGTAAGATCTCCTTTATTGTATGATGGTGAACTTTCTTTTTTCTTTGAACAGCCTGAAAGAATAGTTATAACAATTATTAAAGCTATTTTAAGAGAATTATTCATCTTTATTTTTTTTTTAGTTGGGATATTGCTCTGTAAATTCTAAATATCCCGTAAAGTACCAAAACAGCCCCCAATGGATAGGCAATTGTCGGTTCTAAGGTAACTACAAAGAACTTGTAAATAATTACAACAATACCTAAAACAATATAAAAAAATCCTGTTATTAAGGATAACCACTTGAACATCATAAGACAAAAATACCAAAAAAAATAAAAAGAGAAGCAATCGCTTCTCTTTTTTAGATATTATTTAATATTAAAAATAAATTATTCTGGTGGTTGCATTGCTAGAGGTAGTCTATATCTGTAACGTACAGACTGGCCATTGATCTTAGCAGGCGC is a window of Candidatus Chryseobacterium colombiense DNA encoding:
- the aspS gene encoding aspartate--tRNA ligase yields the protein MFRSHTNGELSLQHLNEEVTLSGWVQTIRDKGFMIWIDLRDRYGITQLVFDQERSTAELMENAKKLGREFVIQVTGKVIERVSKNPNIPTGEIEILVEKLTVLNESQLPPFTIEDETDGGEELRMKYRYLDIRRNPVKDKLVFRHKMAQKVRNYLSDNGFIEVETPVLIKSTPEGARDFVVPSRMNPGQFYALPQSPQTFKQLLMVGGMDKYFQIVKCFRDEDLRADRQPEFTQIDCEMAFVEQEDVMNVFEGMTKTLLKDITGQEFGDFPRMTFADAMQKYGNDKPDIRFGMEFVELNDLVKGKDFKIFDEAELVVGINVEGCAEYTRKQIDELVDWVKRPQIGASGMVWVKFQNDGVKTSSVNKFYNEEDLTKIIEKFGAKEGDLMLILSGNEHKVRTQLSALRMELGNRLGLRKGNEFAPLWVVDFPLLEFDEESGRYHAMHHPFTSPKPEDIHLLETDPGKARANAYDMVLNGNEIGGGSIRIFDKDLQSKMFDLLGFSKEEAEAQFGFLMNAFKYGAPPHGGLAFGFDRLVAILDGNEVIRDYIAFPKNNSGRDVMIDAPAAIANEQLDELELQLNLKA
- a CDS encoding SDR family NAD(P)-dependent oxidoreductase, which produces MNQNTNKTVLILGANSDVAKECIKQYIKKGFWVMAASRNTDSLKDFVAENRFDSKVTVLYFDSVDFDFHQKFYSELPVKPNIVVYAAGFLVDNEKALKDFKGAQQMMLVNYMGAVSILNIIATDISNKNLERIIGLSSLSGVRGRKSNFVYGSTKAAFTTYLAGLRQGLASRNIKVNALVIGYIRTKINKGLQLNESLIMEPEYVAKFIVNAGNSFTIVPNFKWKMIYFILKMLPESLVAKLP
- the yajC gene encoding preprotein translocase subunit YajC yields the protein MSLLSIFLQAQPGGGGNMMIIMGVMMVGFFLLIILPQQRKQKKEKNFQENLKVGSRVVLTSGLHGRIAQVQDDGYVIETLSGKLKFEKAAISKDLTEARFGDKAKTAEKATDKKEVEEKN
- a CDS encoding DUF1573 domain-containing protein; the encoded protein is MKKTLSIIALSIIGFGLVSCKKENKEAQEGIPSIDKSHHDSLIKQSERSSSVTPVSDEHAAPAPASNQPLTTIALSESNFDFGKVKKGDKVEHVYEVTNTGTNPLVISEVKPGCGCTAPDFTKEPILPGKKGKITLHFDSTNFDGAVNKYADVFANVEKAPIKLTFTANIQP
- a CDS encoding transcription antitermination protein NusB, encoding MLGRRQIREKVVQTVYSYYQNPVKFDVLEKNMFSGIEKIYYLYIYQLNFLVSLKELAENQIEIGKNKYIKTESDINPNQKFINNQVLIKLEENPERLFFTGQHKQLKWDLHDDLLVKTFQRITAGKRYQDFMKEEGYSFEEDQKFIGKLFLRYIAENDDFHDYLGDKELSWYDDIHIANSMVQKTIGFLKEDEESRTLIKMIKDDEDKTFAMKLLRNTLDSWENNEKKLEERLENWDLERVSLMDKVILSTAISELDNFPFTPSKVIINEYIEIAKVFATDRSNIFINGILDKYCKDQNRI
- a CDS encoding ABC transporter ATP-binding protein, producing the protein MKALKTLNPYFWKHKILLFWGVLFIIASNFFNIYKVQFVGKSVDELTKNGNLGFNQQVLIYVAIIVGCSLLTGFFTFMMRQTIIVASRRIEYELKNKIYRHYQDLSLTDYKQTTIGDLMNRLSEDVVAVRMYLGPGVMYVANLIVLVIITAIYMVKTDASMTMWTLLPLPILSYAIYKVSSIINKKSKIMQKSQSAISTFVQDSFSGIRVVKFFAKEKYIERNYGIKVTDYQNKALDLAKTEAYFFTIILFVIGLLNVAIILIGGQKYIDGQLSIGKIADFFMYINTLIFPFSMVGWVTSVNQRAEASMQRINEFMDKKSEIINTNFETYLIQGNIEFRNVSYVYPNTGIKALENLSFTVKAGESLAIMGKTGSGKSTIALLLCRLIDPTEGEILIDGKNLKEHNLENYRNFIGYIPQESYLFSDSIENNIGFAIDHPSHEKVVEYAKIADVNKNIIEFKDQYKTMVGERGVMLSGGQKQRICIARALIKDPNIIIFDDSLSALDTETEQNILENIDRKIQNATSIIITHRESSAQKADKIINLTEIANSVTA
- a CDS encoding DUF3276 family protein produces the protein MSEYKERHENEIFTKVLKAGRRTYFFDVRETKAGDYYLTITESKKNFGENGEATFEKHKIYLYKEDFKSFQEMFNESTDFIINEKGEDVISEKHDKDFKSKSYTIDSDDEV
- the bshB1 gene encoding bacillithiol biosynthesis deacetylase BshB1; protein product: MKIDILAFGAHPDDVELGCGGTIAKLISEGKTCAIVDLTRGELGTRGTEEMRKKEAMDAAKILGVSARENLGMKDGFLENSEEYQMRIVKMIRKYRPEIVLANAIDDRHPDHAKGAKLVSDACFLAGLRKIETVLDGENQEVWRPKHIFHYIQWKNITPEFCIDISEHLDKKVAACMAFKTQFYDPSSKEPETPITSKDFYESLTYRAQDLGRLSGVAYAEGFTSEKLISLKNFDGIVW